A part of Chitinimonas koreensis genomic DNA contains:
- a CDS encoding LysR substrate-binding domain-containing protein — protein sequence MKRLPPLDALHVFSVVARTRNMSRAAETLFVTQSAVSRQVRQLEEHLGTALFVRQARGIELTVAGQRLLPAVEQAFDGIRRAVDALAERPTDLKFKLPPTLALRWFLPRLPDFQARHPEIEVRMSTASFSQIHFEREDFDAAIVAGTQEPADCHTELLFNEELTPACAPALAARLRTPADLAGEALIHLSPDHADWRAWLALAGVSHPALASGPSFELSDMAANVAGQGLGVAIADPLLIADDLRHGRLVTPFPDLLIKTDYRYWFACPRARRHEPAIEALRGWLRAEIEASLAECLGKS from the coding sequence GTGAAACGCCTTCCCCCGCTCGATGCGCTGCACGTGTTCAGCGTGGTGGCGCGCACCCGCAATATGAGCCGCGCGGCCGAGACGCTGTTCGTCACCCAGAGCGCGGTCAGCCGCCAGGTGCGCCAGCTCGAGGAGCACCTCGGCACCGCGCTGTTCGTGCGGCAGGCACGCGGCATCGAGCTGACGGTGGCCGGCCAGCGGCTGCTGCCGGCGGTCGAGCAGGCCTTCGACGGCATCCGCCGCGCGGTCGACGCGCTGGCCGAGCGGCCGACCGACCTCAAGTTCAAGCTTCCGCCGACGCTGGCCCTGCGCTGGTTCCTGCCGCGGCTGCCCGATTTCCAGGCGCGCCATCCGGAGATCGAGGTGCGCATGAGCACTGCCTCGTTCAGCCAGATCCATTTCGAGCGCGAGGATTTCGACGCCGCCATCGTGGCCGGCACGCAGGAGCCGGCCGATTGCCATACCGAGCTGCTGTTCAACGAGGAGCTGACACCGGCCTGCGCGCCGGCGCTGGCGGCGCGGCTGCGCACGCCGGCCGACCTTGCCGGCGAGGCGCTGATCCACCTGAGCCCCGACCACGCCGACTGGCGCGCCTGGCTGGCGCTGGCCGGGGTGAGCCACCCGGCGCTCGCCTCGGGGCCGAGCTTCGAACTGAGCGACATGGCGGCCAACGTGGCCGGGCAGGGCCTGGGCGTAGCGATCGCCGACCCGCTGTTGATCGCCGACGACCTGCGCCACGGCCGGCTGGTCACGCCGTTTCCCGATCTCCTGATCAAGACCGACTACCGCTACTGGTTCGCCTGCCCGCGCGCGCGCCGGCACGAGCCGGCGATCGAGGCGCTGCGCGGGTGGCTGCGGGCGGAGATCGAGGCTTCGCTGGCGGAATGCCTGGGGAAGAGCTGA
- a CDS encoding DMT family transporter, with protein MNAMLLRLPPNARGVLWVVLGMSLFTLVNALFKQLGEGLPLASVMFLRALAILALIAPFALRRRGAAIRTRKPGLHLGRMLFTSISAGCALYALTRLSLGEVTVYALTTSIWMIPLGLLFLGESVRPLRWLGVAIGFAGVWLVARPELGGWSWALAAALAGALADGGLGVLLKRGAGSETALAILWWTYLGQLLVFGGLAGFAPPALALAQVLGVLLMAAASIACMLCFVRGYRVAEASLAETGCFSGLLVGPLLGWTMFGETLDAHFWLGAALLTGGILVALFEPDPRKLWRRAPRPLACEG; from the coding sequence ATGAACGCAATGCTGCTGCGCCTGCCGCCGAACGCCCGCGGCGTGCTGTGGGTCGTGCTCGGCATGTCGCTGTTCACGCTGGTCAACGCGCTGTTCAAGCAGCTCGGCGAGGGCCTGCCGCTGGCCAGCGTGATGTTCCTGCGCGCGCTGGCCATCCTGGCGCTGATCGCGCCGTTCGCGCTGCGCCGCCGCGGCGCCGCGATCCGCACCCGCAAGCCGGGCCTGCACCTGGGCCGCATGCTGTTCACCAGCATCTCGGCCGGCTGCGCGCTGTACGCGCTGACCCGGCTGTCGCTCGGCGAGGTCACCGTCTACGCGCTGACCACCTCGATCTGGATGATCCCGCTCGGCCTGCTCTTCCTCGGCGAGTCGGTAAGGCCCTTGCGCTGGCTCGGCGTGGCGATCGGCTTCGCCGGCGTCTGGCTGGTGGCGCGGCCCGAGCTCGGCGGCTGGAGCTGGGCGCTGGCGGCGGCGCTGGCCGGCGCGCTGGCCGACGGCGGCCTCGGCGTGCTGCTCAAGCGCGGCGCCGGCAGCGAGACGGCGCTGGCGATCCTGTGGTGGACCTACCTGGGCCAGCTGCTGGTGTTCGGCGGCCTGGCCGGCTTCGCACCGCCGGCGCTCGCCCTGGCGCAGGTCCTCGGCGTGCTGCTGATGGCCGCCGCCAGCATCGCCTGCATGCTGTGCTTCGTGCGCGGCTACCGCGTCGCCGAGGCTTCGCTGGCCGAGACCGGCTGCTTCAGCGGCCTGCTGGTCGGGCCGCTGCTGGGCTGGACGATGTTCGGCGAGACGCTGGACGCCCATTTCTGGCTCGGCGCGGCGCTGCTGACCGGCGGCATCCTGGTCGCCCTGTTCGAACCCGATCCGCGCAAGCTGTGGCGCCGCGCGCCCAGGCCGCTGGCCTGCGAGGGCTGA
- the glgX gene encoding glycogen debranching protein GlgX, giving the protein MALALGLVPGDPFRLGSHWDGEGVNFAVAALNADRVDLCIFDASGQRELARLPLPGNHAGVWHGYLPGAEPGLIYGFRAHGLWAPERGYRYNPAKLLGDPYARMLHGDYGGEAVLCDHLPGDPSRADPRDSGPVAVKSVVYAAGTGGYGETDWRGDRRPAVPWADTVIYELHVKGFSQLNPDVPAELRGTYAGLAHPASVDWLKWLGVTTVELLPVAAIGDEGHLLSRGLRNYWGYNPLALMAVEPRYAASGDPIHEFQEMVRTLHHAGLEVVLDVVFNHTAEGGIGGPTLNLRGLDNHAYYRLTPNGHCENWTGTGNTLNLAQPRCLQLVLDAMRFWAGECHVDGFRFDLATILARGADGSFEAWSAFFAAVQADPLLGRLKLIAEPWDVGFDGYRVGGFPPGWAEWNDRYRDTMRSFWLHHGPSRGEYARRLTASSDLFERRGRRPATSINFLTAHDGFTLRDLVSYSHKHNEANGEDNRDGHGNNHSWNCGAEGPTDDPGVNAIRGSMQRALLATLLFSQGTPMLLAGDELGHSQFGNNNAYCQDNRISWIDWSTADMRHAEFVARLIALRRHYPALRHADWFSAVAHGGYERRDVDWRNAEGRPMTPGEWDGHATFSLSVELGPEGVRKRCLLLINAEAGPVLFTLRPGRWLRVLDTADPDAGEALYQHQIEVAANAVWLLVHDSGGRVTW; this is encoded by the coding sequence ATGGCGCTCGCGCTAGGCCTGGTCCCTGGCGATCCGTTCCGGCTCGGCAGCCACTGGGACGGCGAAGGCGTCAATTTCGCGGTCGCCGCGCTCAATGCCGACCGCGTCGACCTGTGCATCTTCGACGCCAGCGGCCAGCGCGAGCTGGCGCGGCTGCCGCTGCCGGGCAACCACGCCGGCGTCTGGCACGGCTACCTGCCGGGCGCCGAGCCGGGGCTGATCTACGGCTTCCGCGCCCACGGCCTGTGGGCGCCCGAGCGCGGCTACCGCTACAACCCGGCCAAGCTGCTGGGCGACCCGTACGCGCGCATGCTGCACGGCGACTACGGCGGCGAGGCGGTGCTGTGCGACCACCTGCCGGGCGACCCGAGCCGGGCCGACCCGCGCGACAGCGGGCCGGTGGCGGTCAAGTCGGTGGTCTACGCGGCCGGTACCGGCGGCTACGGCGAGACCGACTGGCGCGGCGACCGCCGGCCGGCGGTGCCCTGGGCCGACACGGTGATCTATGAATTGCACGTCAAGGGCTTCAGCCAGCTCAACCCGGACGTGCCGGCCGAGCTGCGCGGCACCTATGCCGGCCTGGCCCACCCGGCCAGCGTCGACTGGCTCAAGTGGCTGGGCGTGACCACCGTCGAGCTGCTGCCGGTGGCGGCGATCGGCGACGAGGGCCACCTGCTGTCGCGCGGACTGCGCAACTACTGGGGCTACAACCCGCTGGCGCTGATGGCGGTCGAGCCGCGCTACGCCGCCAGCGGCGACCCGATCCACGAATTCCAGGAGATGGTGCGCACGTTGCACCACGCCGGCCTGGAGGTGGTGCTCGACGTCGTGTTCAACCACACCGCCGAGGGCGGCATCGGCGGCCCCACCCTCAATCTGCGGGGGCTCGACAATCACGCCTATTACCGGCTGACGCCGAACGGCCATTGCGAGAACTGGACCGGCACCGGCAACACGCTGAACCTGGCGCAGCCGCGCTGCCTGCAACTGGTGCTCGACGCGATGCGCTTCTGGGCCGGCGAATGCCATGTCGACGGTTTCCGCTTCGACCTCGCCACCATCCTGGCGCGCGGCGCCGACGGCAGCTTCGAGGCCTGGTCGGCCTTCTTCGCCGCGGTGCAGGCCGATCCGCTGCTGGGCCGGCTCAAGCTGATCGCCGAGCCGTGGGACGTCGGCTTCGACGGCTACCGGGTCGGCGGCTTCCCGCCCGGCTGGGCCGAGTGGAACGACCGTTACCGCGACACCATGCGCAGCTTCTGGCTGCACCACGGCCCGAGCCGCGGCGAGTACGCGCGCCGGCTCACCGCCTCGAGCGACCTGTTCGAGCGGCGCGGCCGGCGGCCGGCGACCAGCATCAATTTCCTGACCGCGCACGACGGCTTCACGCTGCGCGACCTGGTCAGCTACAGCCACAAGCACAACGAGGCCAACGGCGAGGACAACCGCGACGGCCACGGCAACAACCACAGCTGGAACTGCGGCGCCGAGGGGCCGACCGACGACCCGGGCGTGAATGCGATCCGTGGCTCGATGCAGCGCGCGCTGCTGGCCACGCTGCTGTTCAGCCAGGGCACGCCGATGCTGCTGGCCGGCGACGAGCTCGGCCACAGCCAGTTCGGCAACAACAATGCCTATTGCCAGGACAACCGGATCAGCTGGATCGACTGGAGCACGGCCGACATGCGCCACGCCGAGTTCGTCGCCCGGCTGATCGCGCTGCGGCGCCACTACCCGGCGCTGCGCCACGCCGACTGGTTCAGCGCGGTGGCGCACGGCGGCTACGAGCGGCGCGACGTCGACTGGCGCAATGCCGAGGGCCGGCCGATGACGCCGGGCGAGTGGGACGGCCATGCCACCTTCAGCCTGTCGGTCGAGCTCGGGCCCGAGGGCGTGCGCAAGCGCTGCCTGCTGCTGATCAACGCCGAGGCCGGCCCGGTGCTGTTCACGCTGCGGCCGGGCCGCTGGCTGCGGGTGCTCGACACCGCCGATCCCGATGCCGGCGAGGCGCTGTACCAGCACCAGATCGAGGTGGCGGCCAACGCGGTATGGCTGCTGGTGCACGACAGCGGCGGGCGGGTGACCTGGTAG